The genomic segment ctttatcgggagatcggtccatatggcagctatatctaaatattgtccaatctgaatcatatttacgtcagaagtcgggaggcttaaaataccccactgttttaaatttcagcaaaatcgggtaataaataaagcttttatggccttcagaccctttatcgggagatcggtctatatgacagctatatctaaataaagttcgatctgaaccatatttagatcagttgtcgggaggccttaaactactcactgattcaaatttcagcaaaattggatgaaaaataaatttttatgggcattagactttttatcggaaaatcggtctatatagcagctatatccaaatatggtccgttttggcccattcaagaacttaaccagcgtgcatcaaaaagacgtatttgtgccaaattgcagctcattatctcaattttttaaggctctagagtgattacatgGCGAAGGACTGTCTCTCTCCGGGACACCCTATTACATCTGCTCGAGACACATTTTCCGGATTACAAGCCCACTGAATATAGGAATTCATCCATAGGATTAACGGACGCGGAGGACGTTGCATACACAAACACTGGTGACTCATGAAAGCGTCCCTTGGGCACCATACACATTTAGACCAATTAAATCCCCGGGGCCGTACCGCATTTATTCAAAAATGCTGCAGGAGGCATTTAACGTCTGTGACATGAATACGTAAAGCATTTACGGCGTGTATAAAATTTGCCAAGGTTCCCAAATCTTGGAGGAGGGTTAcggtagtttttataccaaaGGCGGAAAAGCAACACAGTTCAATGAAGGATTTCAGACCGATTAGTCTCTCCTCTATCCTTGTCAAGACGGTGGAGAGGATTTTAGACCTTCATATCAGAAGAAAGTTGGAGATGTCTTTTATCTCACACTGCCAGCATGCCTATTTGAAGGGCCGATCATCTTGAAAGACATACCGATTATAAAGAGTATACCCTGGCGGCGTTTCTGGATATTAAAGGGACCTTTAGCAACGTAAGCTCCTTTGCCGAAGAAGCGGGACTTAGGGGTGCGGGTATATGCTATAGGGCAGGGAGATAGCGGCTGTTATTGGGAAAGTGAACATGAATGTCACTAGCGGTATATACCTCATGGAGGCGGATATCACCTCTGCTCTGGATCCTCGTGATGGACGAGCTTCTTAGAAGACTGGAAAGCATGGGCATTAGAGTTTGAGTGTACGCAAACGACCTGCATATTCTCGCTACAGGGAAGTTTTTGGATGCCACAGGAATGTTTTGGATGGTAAACTTGGCTGCACTGCTACATGGGCCGAGGGATGCGGCCTGGGTGTGAATGCGGGGAAGACGGAATTGGTCCTACGTTACGCGTAGGCGGAGTATACCGGCCTTTAGGCTACCCACACTGCAGGGTATGACTTTACAGTTAACGCAGTCGGCGAAACTTTTGGGGGTGATTCTAGACAGCAATTCGGATTGCAGACTGAACATGGAGTCGAGAATTAAAAAGGCCTTTGTTGCATAATTTTAGTGGGGTTTGAGGCCCAGGCTTATGCACTGGTTGTTCTCGGCGGTGGTGCGGCCAGTCCAGGCATATGACTGCAACGTCTGGTGGACGGTGACGGTTTTTGTGTCACATGCTCATAGCTTTAACCGTGTAAATAGAGTCACACTAAGATTTGTATCtgacaccgtggcgcagaggttagcatgtccgtctatgacgctgaacgcctgggttcgaaacctggcgggactatgagaaaaaatttttagcggtggttttcccctcctaatgctggcaacatatgtgaggtactatgccatgtaaaacttctctccaaagaggtgtcgcactgcgatacgccgttcggactcggctataaaaagaaggactcttatcattgagcttgaaacttgaatcggactgcactcaatgatatgtgagaagtttgaccctgttccttagtggaatgttcatgggcaaatttgcaattcttgatcgtcatgacatttgaagtcgatctagccatgtccgtctgtccatccgtttgtctgtctaaagcacgcaaTCCTTTGCAGCAGTAAAGCTAATCGCTGAAGCTCCAAACCGATTTTCGATGTTTAATCTTTATTCtataatcccgaaatataaaaggcaaccctcgtacataacaattttcaatttattcaaAAACACCTTCAAAATTCACAGCTTCCAATTCAACAATTTTTCTAGTCTGAACCTAATACTTGGCGATAACCTTTTCGGCCATAGCTCTGATACCAGTCCAGGTCTCTGATACAAAAGGTTCGATTTGGGCGGGAGAGGGATCGAAACCAGAACCACCAGCAGGCAATTCCATGGTAATGGCAATGGGGATGTTGGCCTTGGCAAAAGCATAATCATCACTGCCACCAGCAGCAGCATACAAGACATTGGTGGAGGAGCCGACAGTGTAGCGACCACCAGTGGAAGCCTTAATGGCTTCGGCACCAGCTTGAGCAACCTCATCCAAGTCGTCAACGGTTTCGGGAAGTTCGCTAAACAACAAACACATAAAAGAAGTTCATAACTTCATAGTTTCCATTATTTTTGTTAACTTACGAAGTCCAACCCCAAGGATACaacaaatagctgccataagagTGCAAAGTCAAATAGAATTTGGCACGACCCGACAAGGAATGCATCATATCGCGTACGACAATAGTCTCAGCCTCGGAGAAGGCAGTTTCACCCATAAAGGTTTCAGCACAGGACATGCCGGAGGCACCAATTTCTCCCCAATGGAAATCGAAATTGCGGTTGCCATCAGTACCAAAGCAATTCTTGTTGATGGGTTTGCGGGTCTTGCGCCACATGCGAGCCTGAACATGGGTATGTTCATAACCATCAGGATTGACCACAGGCAAAATAACCCAATCGTAGTCCTTCAACAAGTGAGCGTTCTCGGCAAAATTCTCAACCAATTGATAGATGACATACAAAGCACCAGCAGGAGCAATCCATTCGCGGGCATGAATACCGGCATCCATGAAGATGACTTTCTTGTCCTTCTTGCCATCGCCATTGGTAATGGTAATGGCTTTCATGTCACGTTTTTCATACGACTTGCCCACGGTCTTGACCATCACACGGCTGGGATAGGCAACAGCCAATTCCTCGAGATAAGCATTGATTTCATCGAAACGATTGAATTTGGCAAAACTAATGCCTCCTTTGGGGGTAAACACGCGGCTATTCTGCAAAGCTTCTTCAGCAATGGTGCGGCCTACATTCTCATTGATGATCTGGTAGGAGAGACCGAATCTATTCAGAGCAGCTTCAAAGTCATGTTGATCTTCGGGTTGGATCATAACACGGGCGGGCTTGCCCATAACCTTGGGAAGATCAAAGAAGTCGTACTTCTCATTGGCCGAAAGGCGCAATAAGAGATCCTTATCGTGGGCATTGCGGGCATTGATGTCATAGATTTTGTAGCTGTTTTGGGCAGTTAAATTtccttattgaaattttttcgttttctttgttAGTTTGCTGACACTTACCCTTCATAGGTTTCCCCAGTGGCCAAGGCAATGCCGCAGAACAGCACGCTCAAggcaattttgaaaaacatttttgatttttctttgattCTGAAGACTTTACCTATAACGTAACGTCAAAGGTAATGAATGCACTGACTGCAACATCCTCTTTTTATAACCGAATGCATTCTCTTATCTGCCCTTTTGCACTGTAAAtagttttgtatttaaaataacAAATCACTGCTCTTAGTTGATAGTTGGAAAATTATGGGTATTAGCATGGTATCATTTCAAGTGGCCAAGTGTGGTTTTCTTGTAATTCCGGCACTATGATATATTCCAGAATTTATGACCATTTGTCAATAGAGGGTAACATGAGAAtgcatttttacaaaatcaaaaatttcccATTCGATTGTATGCTTTTTGTTCCATAGAGAAGCCAAACCGAAAAAATTCCATAAAGGGAGCTCAAAATTGGGCTAGGATGTCAAAAGGGGCCAGTTGTTACAAAAGTGTTTTCATAAAAGGATActcctccacagcaaatttattaaagaacaccgattttgaaaacatttttgtccAAAAAGGTTATTTtgtggaaaacaagtaaaagcgtgctaagttcgtacaaaaattgaggcctacaggggctcaagaagtcaactcgggagatcggtttatatgggagctataccaggttatagactgatttggaccgtactttgcgcagttattaaaagtgataacagaacacttcatacaaaatttcagccaaatcggttgaaaattgaagcctacaggggctctagaagtcaaatcgggagatcggtttatatgggagctataccaggttatagaccgatttgaaccgcacttaacacagttgttgaagatcGTAAGAgaacaccacgcgcaaaatttcagccaaatcggatgaaaattgaggcctacaggggctcaagaagtcaaatcgggagatcggtttatatgggagctataccaggttatagaccgatttggatcgtacttcacatagatgttgaaagtggtaacagaacatcacatgtaaaatttcagtcaaatcggataaaaattgtggcttccaggggctcaagaagataaatcgggagatcggtttatatgggggctatatgaggttatagaccgatcggaaccgTACTTCACATAGATGtttaaagttataacagaacactatgtgcaaaatttcagccaatccggacaaaaattgcggcttccaagggctcaagaagtcaaatcaggagatcggtttgtatgggggctatatgaggttatagaccgatcgggaccgtACTTCACATAGATGtttaaagttataacagaacacttcatacaaaatttcagccgaatcagacaaaaattgaggcttccaggggttcaagaagtcaaatcgaaagataggtttatatgggggctatatcaggttattgaccgatttggacggtacttcacATAGATGtttaaagttataacagaacactacgtgcaaaattttagccaaatcggacaaaaatttaggcttccagggctcaaaaaatcaattcgggagatcggtttatatgggagctatatccaaatctgaaccgatatggcccatttgcaatccccaacggcctacatcaatattaaatatctgtacgaaatttcaagtggctagctttacgcgttcgatcgctatcttgatttcgacaaacggacggacggacatggctagatcgaatcagaatgtcgaggggaTCCAGAATATTtcagggtgttacaaactgggtgttacaaactgggTGTTACAAAGTGCGGTCGAAGATTTGCATACCCTCattgtatggtggtgggtataaaggcattaagtttggccgggctgaactttgaactatatatatatatatatatatatatggcaaattcatccaaatataaaccaatggGAGCCATATTGAACGCGGATTTCGTGGGGCCTagcacagctcactgtgtcacattacagcgaaatcggataataaacgctgCTTTTATGGTCCAAggattaaaatcgggagatccgtatatatggcagctgcatacagctatagaccgatccatatAGGGTATAGATGTTGAAAatccttacataagtcactgcgccaaatgttagcgaaatcggataataaattcgctttttatgggctcaagaccttacatcgggcgatcggatatatggcagctacatccaaatacagaccaagctgaaccatataaggcatggatgtcgaaaagcctaacataatttcagggaaatcggattataaatgcgccttttatggggccaagactttaaatcgagagaccggtctatatggcagctatatctaaatctgaactgatctgggccaaatcgaagaggaatgtcgaggggcctaacacaactcactgtcccaaatttcggcgacatcggacaataaatgagccttttaggggcccaaaaccttaaatcgagacaatGGATGgggaatatatccccatccttcggtggtggataatAAAAAGTGATTTTTGACCTTTTTCTCtttggcaatactggtttaaacaCCTCACTCACGTTTCGTGTTCTGTTTCACTGTcacacatcttcagtttggtcaatAGTTTAACCaggaatcgtcttacaaacgaacaacgcttgcaaattaatgaattttttttatcagaatggatgctctgttaagaaagtctatcgcgcgcttcttccattttgtggacgaagctcatttttggctaaatggCTACGTaactaagcagaattgtcgattttgcagtaatgatcagccagaagcattgcaagagctaccaatgcatccagaaaaagtcacagtttggtacggtttatgggctggtggcatcattggatcgtacttcttcaaagatgctgCGACTCGTAACGTAGCTGTGAATAGTGAGTGCTATCGTGAGAAGAGTTGCAactcttttttttgcccaaaatgcaagagtttgacttgcatgacatgtggtttcaacaagacggtgccacataccaCATAGCACGCGTTTGGACTTCCtgagaggtgagttcggtgaacttttttttcacttttgggaccggtcaattggccgcctagatcgtgcgattaaaCACCTATAGACTATCTTTTGTGGGGCTATTTTGAAGCTCATGTGTATACAgacaattgacgcattggaagacaacattgagacatttattagtgagataccAGCCGcgatgttggaaagagtatgccaaaactaGACTAAGCGTGGACTTACCATTTGAGGGgcagtcacgatcaacatttgcatgaaatatttttcaaacattaaattccaTGGGCCGTACTAtccattcaaataaagatttcatgcatttgtttgaaatgtatgtgattttttgataaaatttcctatagctcttaaaatgtcaccctttagctcccatataaaccgacctcccgatttgacttcttaataagcccttacaagccgcaattttcgtccgatatggcggaaattttgcatatgtatttctgttatgactttcaattttcatgcctagtacggtccaaatcggtctataacctcatatagctcccatataaaccgatctcccgatttggcttcttgagcccctggaagccgtaatttttgtcagatttggctgaaactttgcagatagtgttttgttatgacttccaaaaattgcgcctagtatggtgcaaatcggtctataacctcatatagctcccatataaaccgatctcccgatttgacttctttagcccctggaagcctgaatttaagaccgatttggctgaaaatttgcatgtattgttctgttacgacttccagcaactgcgcctagtacggttcaaatcggaccataacctgatatagttcccatataaaccgatctgatttcttgagcccttacaagccgtaatattagtccgatttggctgatattttgcatgtagtgttttgttatgacttcaaacaactgtgccaaatacgcttaaaatcagtcaataacctgagatagctcccatttaaaccggtctctcgatcatcagtAGTATCAAAGATGCTCCCCTATTCTATATTCCCATTAAAATCTTTTAGTACTTTTTAATTGTCATGGTCGAGATACAGTCACCTGGACATATTGTGTTGTAATCGAAGCCAAGATGTGGATCATTGCTAGTCGCTTTTCCACCAgagaaaaagtgaaaataaacTATCTGGCTAATTCAAGGGTAGGTGCCAGAAGACATCACTCTTTTCTcattcctgtgatatcacaacgGATTTGAAtactgtccatccgtctatcttattttattgggttgcccaaaaagtaattgcggatttttcatatagtcggcgttgataaatttttgcactacatgtgactctgtaattgcattctttcttctgtcagttatcagctgttacttttagcttgctttagaaaaaaagtgtaaaaaaagtatatttgattaaagttcattctaagttttattaaaaatgcatttactttcttttaaaaaatccgcaattaatttttgggcaacccaatattattatttgcaaatatgctcccaatcggaccataacgTGTTAAGCTCTTCTTTAAACCGATTCCCCGGTTTCTGTTTTAAGCCCCTTAAAGGTGTAAATCTTATCTTTTTTGGCTAACATTATGCACGGTGACTGCTTTTGTAACTTCCTGATTGTATGCCACAAATCGGTATTTAATTTGTTAAAGCTCCATTCTAAAcaggctagttttagtaacctgTCCCTTGGGAAAGGCTTGTTTTAGCAACCTTTCCCTTGTGGaatggtagtttcagtaccctttccctcagcgaagggtagttttagtactctttccctcagcgaagggtagttttagtaccctttcccttggggaagggtagtttttgtaccctttaacttggggaagggtagtttttgtaccctttaccttggggaagggtattttttgtaccctttaccttggggaagggtagtttttgcaccctttaccttgggaaagggtagttttagtacccattcccttgGGGAGGGGTGGTaaaggtaccaaaactacccctttCCAGGTAGTTTTGATACCTTTTTCCTATGGTCAAGGgaagttttagaacccttttcttggggaagggtagtttaagtaccctttcccttagggaaaggttgttttagtaccctttcgtttGGGAATgcgtagttttggtaccctttcccttggggaagggtaagaCTAGTAGCCTTTTCATtgggcaagggtagttttagtgccctttcccttgggaaaggatagcttagtagcctttcccttggcaaaggtagttttagttccctttcccttggagaagggtaattttgtagttttagcaccctttcccttggacaaaggtagttttagtacccttttccttggagaagtgtagttttagtaccctttcccttggggaagggtggttttagtatcctttccctt from the Stomoxys calcitrans chromosome 1, idStoCalc2.1, whole genome shotgun sequence genome contains:
- the LOC106093946 gene encoding carboxypeptidase B1, producing MFFKIALSVLFCGIALATGETYEGYKIYDINARNAHDKDLLLRLSANEKYDFFDLPKVMGKPARVMIQPEDQHDFEAALNRFGLSYQIINENVGRTIAEEALQNSRVFTPKGGISFAKFNRFDEINAYLEELAVAYPSRVMVKTVGKSYEKRDMKAITITNGDGKKDKKVIFMDAGIHAREWIAPAGALYVIYQLVENFAENAHLLKDYDWVILPVVNPDGYEHTHVQARMWRKTRKPINKNCFGTDGNRNFDFHWGEIGASGMSCAETFMGETAFSEAETIVVRDMMHSLSGRAKFYLTLHSYGSYLLYPWGWTSELPETVDDLDEVAQAGAEAIKASTGGRYTVGSSTNVLYAAAGGSDDYAFAKANIPIAITMELPAGGSGFDPSPAQIEPFVSETWTGIRAMAEKVIAKY